In one Pseudarthrobacter oxydans genomic region, the following are encoded:
- a CDS encoding aspartate aminotransferase family protein: MPLLPRLDELEMDDPPNTNGATSHDRPNHDRPNHQTPVQEPGGRDFGSRVELALAASNHLLNARNSPRYVAQVLQGVTAVATKLERTARPFTGVGPSELEARVGAVDLERPLPDTAAALQELEDVYLRDAVYFHDARYAAHLNCPVVIPALVGEAVLSAVNSSMDTWDQSAGATMIERRLIDWTAKRLDLGDAADGIFTSGGSQSNLQALLIARNHAVAGLRQDPARAGLRLPALLDTLRIFTSEDSHFSIQKSSSMLGLGFDAVVTVPCTPDHRMDPAALAEAMAGAWDAGLTPMAVVATAGTTDFGAVDPLPELAALARAYGAWFHVDAAYGGGLIVSGRYRHLLDGTGLADSVTVDFHKTFFQPVSSSALLVRERTMLRHVTYYADYLNPHSAALAAIPNQVDKSIQTTRRFDALKLWLTLRIMGADAIGALFDEAIDLAARVGKLLAADDAFELAAPPRLSTLVFRYRPRLDSGDRISEDAADALNPAIRAAVFASGEAVVAGTTVGGRHYLKFTLLNAEATLEDISGIINFLRRTGAGLLRSEATA; encoded by the coding sequence GTGCCGCTGCTGCCCCGCCTTGACGAGCTGGAAATGGATGATCCGCCCAACACCAACGGAGCGACGAGCCATGACCGGCCAAACCATGACCGGCCAAACCATCAGACCCCAGTTCAGGAACCTGGCGGCAGGGACTTCGGCTCGCGTGTGGAACTCGCGCTGGCGGCCAGCAACCACCTCCTCAACGCACGCAACTCGCCGCGGTATGTGGCCCAGGTGCTGCAGGGCGTAACGGCCGTTGCCACGAAACTTGAGCGGACCGCCCGGCCGTTCACCGGCGTCGGACCCTCCGAACTGGAGGCCCGCGTAGGCGCCGTGGACCTCGAAAGACCCCTGCCGGACACGGCCGCCGCCCTCCAGGAACTCGAGGATGTGTACCTGCGCGATGCCGTGTACTTCCACGACGCCAGGTACGCCGCCCACCTCAACTGCCCCGTGGTCATCCCGGCGCTGGTGGGCGAAGCGGTCCTGTCCGCGGTGAACTCCTCCATGGACACGTGGGACCAGAGTGCAGGCGCCACCATGATCGAACGCCGGCTTATTGACTGGACCGCAAAAAGGCTGGACCTTGGTGACGCCGCGGACGGCATCTTCACCTCCGGCGGCAGCCAGTCCAACCTGCAGGCCCTGCTGATCGCCCGCAACCACGCCGTTGCCGGCCTGCGGCAGGACCCTGCCCGCGCCGGGCTCCGGCTTCCGGCGCTGCTGGACACGCTGCGGATCTTCACGTCCGAGGACAGCCACTTCAGTATCCAGAAGTCGTCATCAATGCTGGGCCTGGGGTTCGACGCCGTCGTCACCGTCCCCTGCACGCCGGACCACCGGATGGATCCTGCCGCCCTCGCCGAGGCCATGGCCGGCGCATGGGACGCCGGTTTGACCCCGATGGCGGTGGTGGCCACCGCGGGCACCACGGACTTCGGCGCTGTCGATCCGCTCCCGGAGCTCGCCGCACTGGCCCGGGCCTACGGGGCATGGTTCCACGTGGACGCTGCCTACGGCGGCGGCCTCATTGTCTCCGGCCGCTACCGGCACCTCCTTGACGGCACAGGGCTTGCCGACTCGGTCACCGTCGACTTCCACAAAACCTTCTTCCAGCCGGTCAGCTCCAGCGCCCTGCTGGTGCGCGAACGGACCATGCTGCGCCACGTCACCTACTATGCGGACTACCTGAACCCGCACAGCGCAGCGCTGGCAGCCATCCCCAACCAGGTGGACAAGAGCATCCAGACCACCCGCCGGTTCGACGCCCTGAAGCTGTGGCTCACCCTGCGCATCATGGGCGCGGACGCCATCGGCGCCCTGTTCGACGAAGCCATCGACCTCGCCGCACGCGTGGGCAAGCTCCTCGCCGCCGACGACGCCTTCGAACTCGCCGCCCCGCCCCGGCTCAGCACCCTGGTTTTCAGGTACCGGCCCCGCCTGGACAGCGGCGACCGGATCAGCGAGGACGCGGCGGATGCCCTCAACCCGGCCATCCGGGCGGCGGTCTTCGCCTCCGGGGAAGCGGTGGTTGCCGGAACCACGGTGGGCGGCCGGCACTACCTGAAGTTCACGCTCCTCAACGCCGAGGCCACGCTGGAGGACATTTCCGGCATCATCAACTTCCTGCGCCGCACGGGCGCCGGGCTGCTGCGCAGCGAGGCGACCGCATGA
- a CDS encoding MFS transporter, whose product MPTDRSTTDSSAGVNSASGTNPATPPGAPSSALTKSPRKPKLLARRRLKESDVNVVNQPMLKKALGGTIVGNTMEWYDVGVFGYLITTMGPVFLPESDPTTQTLFLLGTFAATFIARPLGGVIFGWMGDKMGRQKILAATLMLMAASTFAIGLLPGYAQIGLWAAGLLVLLKIVQGFSTGGEYAGATTFVSEYAPDKRRGFFASFLDLGSYMGFAIGAALVSVLQLTLGQAAMEEWGWRIPFLVAGPLGLIAVYFRSKIEESPQFQATLDAQEDLAKHAASSDQATAKGPVGIVKAYWRSIIVAMILVAAANTAGYALTSYMPTYLTESKGYDPVHGTLLTIPVLVVMSLCIPLTGKLSDRIGRRPVLWIGAVSTVVLATPAFLLIGIGEIWSTLAGLALIAFPVTFYVANLASALPAQFPTSSRYGAMGIAYNFSVAIFGGTTPFIVAALISATGNDMMPAYYLMGTSLVGAVAIYFLKESAQRPLPGSMPSVDTQAEARELVATQDENPLLNLDELPFETQDITDARDADAREADKVPAGA is encoded by the coding sequence ATGCCCACAGACCGAAGCACGACAGACTCTTCCGCAGGCGTCAACAGCGCCTCTGGAACCAACCCAGCTACACCCCCTGGCGCCCCGTCGTCGGCTCTTACCAAAAGCCCGCGCAAGCCTAAGCTGCTCGCGCGGCGCCGGCTCAAGGAATCGGACGTCAACGTCGTCAACCAGCCCATGCTGAAGAAAGCCCTCGGCGGCACCATCGTGGGCAACACCATGGAATGGTACGACGTCGGCGTGTTCGGCTACCTCATCACCACCATGGGTCCGGTCTTCCTGCCGGAGTCGGACCCCACCACCCAGACGCTGTTCCTGCTGGGCACCTTCGCCGCCACGTTCATTGCCCGCCCCCTGGGCGGCGTGATCTTCGGCTGGATGGGCGACAAGATGGGCCGGCAGAAGATCCTCGCCGCCACGCTGATGCTGATGGCAGCGAGCACGTTCGCCATCGGCCTCCTGCCCGGCTACGCCCAGATCGGGCTGTGGGCTGCAGGGCTGCTGGTGCTGCTGAAGATCGTCCAGGGCTTCTCCACCGGCGGTGAATACGCCGGTGCCACCACGTTCGTCAGCGAATACGCCCCGGACAAGCGCCGCGGGTTCTTCGCCAGCTTCCTGGACCTGGGCAGCTACATGGGCTTCGCCATCGGGGCCGCCCTGGTCTCGGTCCTGCAGCTGACGCTCGGCCAGGCAGCCATGGAGGAGTGGGGCTGGCGTATTCCGTTCCTGGTGGCCGGGCCCCTGGGCCTGATCGCGGTCTACTTCCGGAGCAAGATCGAGGAGTCCCCCCAGTTCCAGGCCACCCTGGATGCCCAGGAGGATCTCGCGAAGCATGCGGCGTCATCCGACCAGGCAACGGCGAAGGGCCCGGTGGGCATCGTCAAGGCCTACTGGCGCTCCATCATTGTTGCCATGATCCTGGTGGCCGCAGCAAACACCGCCGGCTACGCGCTGACGTCCTACATGCCCACCTACCTCACGGAGTCCAAGGGTTACGATCCGGTGCACGGCACCCTCCTGACCATCCCCGTGCTGGTGGTCATGAGCCTCTGCATTCCGCTGACCGGAAAGTTGTCGGACCGAATCGGCCGCCGGCCCGTCCTGTGGATCGGCGCAGTCAGCACAGTGGTCCTGGCCACTCCGGCTTTCCTGCTGATCGGCATCGGCGAGATCTGGTCCACCCTGGCCGGCCTGGCGCTGATCGCATTCCCGGTGACGTTCTACGTCGCCAACCTGGCCTCCGCCCTCCCGGCGCAGTTCCCCACCTCCAGCCGGTACGGGGCGATGGGCATCGCGTACAACTTCTCGGTGGCCATTTTCGGCGGCACCACTCCGTTCATCGTGGCAGCCCTCATCAGCGCCACAGGCAACGACATGATGCCCGCGTACTACCTGATGGGAACCTCCCTGGTGGGTGCCGTGGCCATCTACTTCCTCAAGGAGTCGGCCCAGCGCCCGCTGCCAGGGTCCATGCCCAGCGTGGATACCCAGGCCGAGGCACGCGAACTGGTTGCCACGCAGGACGAGAACCCGCTGCTCAACCTGGACGAACTCCCGTTCGAGACCCAGGACATCACCGATGCGCGCGACGCCGATGCACGCGAGGCCGACAAGGTTCCTGCCGGCGCCTAG
- a CDS encoding SDR family oxidoreductase — translation MTTPHPQQDLSGTTALVTGASAGLGSEFARQLAAQGCNLVLVARNRARLEEAAAGLERRYGTTAEVLPADLTDDAGVAAVVERLSDARRPVGILVNNAGIGLLHNFEDNHISEEKKHLKLHGETAMELTHAALKGMLERGEGRIINVASIAAFLPRGTYSAAKAWLVSFSRWANLAYGKQGIKVTAVCPGFTHTEFHDRMGMDKSVAPSWAWLHAERVVREGLADNARGKAVSIPSKRYKVVAAVARVAPAKLMAGPPRKPKQGRKPE, via the coding sequence ATGACCACGCCGCACCCCCAGCAGGATCTTTCCGGGACAACAGCCCTCGTCACGGGGGCCAGCGCGGGGCTGGGGTCCGAGTTCGCGCGCCAGCTGGCCGCCCAGGGCTGCAACCTGGTGCTGGTTGCGCGGAACCGGGCCCGCCTCGAGGAAGCAGCGGCGGGCCTGGAACGGCGCTACGGAACCACTGCCGAGGTGCTTCCCGCAGACCTGACGGACGACGCCGGCGTGGCCGCCGTCGTCGAACGCCTGTCCGATGCGCGGCGTCCGGTGGGGATCCTTGTCAACAACGCCGGAATCGGCCTGCTGCACAACTTCGAGGACAACCACATCTCGGAGGAGAAGAAACACCTCAAGCTGCACGGGGAAACCGCCATGGAGCTTACCCATGCCGCGCTCAAAGGCATGCTGGAGCGGGGCGAGGGCCGGATCATCAACGTGGCCAGCATCGCCGCTTTCCTGCCGCGGGGCACCTACTCCGCGGCGAAGGCCTGGCTGGTGAGTTTCAGCCGCTGGGCAAACCTGGCCTACGGCAAACAGGGCATCAAGGTCACCGCGGTGTGCCCGGGCTTCACCCACACGGAGTTCCACGACCGGATGGGCATGGACAAATCGGTGGCGCCGTCCTGGGCCTGGCTGCATGCCGAGCGGGTGGTGCGGGAAGGCCTGGCGGACAATGCCCGGGGCAAGGCGGTGTCCATCCCCTCCAAGAGGTACAAGGTGGTGGCGGCCGTTGCCCGGGTGGCGCCGGCAAAGCTAATGGCGGGGCCGCCGCGGAAGCCGAAACAGGGACGGAAACCCGAGTAA
- a CDS encoding GNAT family N-acetyltransferase, which translates to MTFTFRCLDAEADAPLLHSWVTRPYASFWGMLSASVEDVVQEYRNIQASGHHHAVLGLDGGVPAFLMEEYRPASSPLAAVYPVLPGDVGMHLLVAPPSAAPVRGYTAAVMDAVLARLFSTPGVDRIVVEPDIRNTRIHALNQRLGFQPAGAVTLPDKDALLSFCSRDDYLAARTSLLPALPPVTQGAPL; encoded by the coding sequence ATGACATTCACCTTCCGCTGCCTCGACGCCGAAGCCGACGCGCCGCTCCTTCACAGCTGGGTGACCCGGCCCTACGCCTCGTTCTGGGGCATGCTGTCCGCCAGCGTGGAGGACGTGGTGCAGGAATACAGGAACATCCAAGCGAGCGGCCACCACCACGCGGTGCTGGGGCTCGACGGCGGCGTCCCCGCCTTCCTGATGGAGGAGTACCGTCCCGCGTCCTCGCCGCTGGCCGCTGTGTACCCCGTCCTTCCCGGGGACGTGGGGATGCACCTGCTGGTGGCCCCGCCGTCGGCCGCACCCGTGCGCGGCTACACCGCCGCGGTGATGGACGCCGTCCTGGCACGACTCTTCAGCACGCCGGGAGTGGACCGCATTGTGGTGGAGCCGGATATCCGGAACACCAGGATCCACGCCCTGAATCAACGCCTGGGCTTCCAGCCCGCAGGGGCGGTCACCCTTCCGGACAAGGACGCGCTGCTGAGTTTCTGCAGCCGAGACGATTACCTGGCCGCCCGAACGTCCCTTCTGCCCGCCCTTCCGCCCGTAACCCAGGGAGCACCACTATGA
- a CDS encoding acyltransferase, with translation MGGAQEQGTSSQPGPAGTRDEVLDLVRFFCLALVVVGHSMMGSPVLHPDGTVTTHNTLAEQDWFEPVIWVFMVMPLFFVAGGTTGLQSWQRLKAGGGTAAEFLQARLLRMVRPAAALLAVMFLGLWMAGLLGVHPQVVELMAAGAGMPLWFLAAYLAAQLSIPLLAAFHGRSPWLAIGVLAALVVAVDCLRGTLPLLAYANLVFLWCAVQQLGFLAADGRFARLSKSGLLALILAANLLLGLVAALGLYSGNMLVNLNPPNLTLFLLGISQAALIELARPALVPLCSLGWVRTLLRVAGGRSLTVYLWHLPLLVAMSGLLLLTSVPKPAAGTAEWWWSRPVVLLSLLLLLLPAVAAFGRLEDRPTAALQGRRPPAMAVAAAVVVVFTPAAVGAAINGLTLGLLGAGAACFLLALVLLHGVRRPLRTGSAPTATEMSR, from the coding sequence ATGGGCGGCGCACAGGAGCAGGGGACATCTTCGCAGCCCGGTCCGGCGGGCACCCGCGACGAGGTGCTAGACCTCGTCCGGTTCTTTTGCCTGGCACTGGTGGTGGTCGGCCACTCCATGATGGGTAGCCCCGTACTGCATCCGGACGGAACGGTCACTACCCACAACACCCTGGCCGAGCAGGACTGGTTTGAACCCGTGATCTGGGTGTTCATGGTCATGCCGCTGTTTTTTGTTGCCGGCGGCACCACGGGCCTGCAGTCCTGGCAACGGCTCAAGGCCGGGGGCGGCACCGCCGCTGAGTTCCTCCAGGCACGGCTCCTGCGGATGGTGCGCCCCGCCGCTGCCCTGCTGGCGGTAATGTTCCTTGGGCTCTGGATGGCCGGGCTGCTTGGCGTGCATCCGCAGGTGGTGGAGCTGATGGCAGCCGGGGCCGGGATGCCGCTCTGGTTCCTCGCGGCGTACCTGGCGGCGCAGCTTTCCATTCCGCTCCTGGCCGCCTTCCATGGGCGGAGCCCCTGGCTGGCAATTGGGGTCCTTGCTGCCCTCGTGGTGGCCGTGGACTGCCTTCGCGGAACGCTGCCCTTGCTCGCATATGCCAACCTGGTATTCCTCTGGTGTGCGGTGCAGCAGCTGGGGTTCCTGGCCGCCGACGGCCGCTTCGCCAGGCTCTCCAAGTCCGGCCTGCTGGCGCTCATCCTCGCCGCGAACCTCCTGCTCGGCCTCGTCGCTGCCCTGGGCCTGTACTCCGGGAACATGCTGGTGAACCTCAACCCGCCGAACCTGACCCTCTTCCTCCTGGGTATTTCGCAGGCCGCCCTGATCGAACTTGCCCGGCCTGCGCTGGTTCCGCTCTGCTCCCTCGGATGGGTACGGACGCTGCTTCGGGTGGCGGGCGGCCGTTCGCTGACCGTGTACCTGTGGCACCTTCCCCTGCTGGTGGCAATGTCAGGCCTGCTCCTCCTCACCTCCGTCCCCAAGCCCGCCGCCGGAACCGCGGAGTGGTGGTGGTCGCGCCCCGTGGTCCTGCTGTCACTGCTCCTGCTGCTGCTTCCGGCGGTGGCGGCGTTCGGCCGCCTGGAGGATCGGCCGACGGCGGCACTTCAGGGCCGCCGTCCGCCCGCCATGGCGGTGGCGGCCGCCGTCGTGGTGGTCTTCACCCCCGCCGCGGTAGGAGCCGCAATCAACGGGCTGACGCTGGGATTGCTGGGGGCCGGGGCAGCCTGCTTCCTCCTGGCACTGGTGCTGCTTCACGGGGTGCGGCGCCCGCTGCGGACCGGATCCGCTCCCACGGCAACGGAAATGTCCCGCTAG
- a CDS encoding IucA/IucC family siderophore biosynthesis protein → MTIDLDPAATTTPGQPSAGPAPHPGRVPHLTGERWDNANRHLLRKALAEFSHERILTPEPVGGKPGGAGADGRGRYRVRSDDGTSEYQFSARILSMDHWAIDPGSIRHFRGGTEAPLDVLEFITGFHGMLGINLHMLPVYLEEVGSTLASHAYKQWAGQPTAAELAAGITGGEDPAADFQAIERSMTEGHPCFVANNGRLGFGISDYHAFAPETGAPVQLEWIAVHRTRAVFTASEGLEYRAHLQAELGSLLGTFTAELQLQDLDPDQYFLMPVHPWQWENKLTVTFAAEIARQRIVHLGAGTDSYQAQQSIRTFFNTSDPVRHYVKTAMSVLNMGFMRGLSPEYMKATPAINDWLRNLIEADDALQRRGFTMIGEVAAIGYHNGYYEAGAAGGSPYRKMLSALWRESPLPLLQDGQQLATMASLLHVDASGRPMVSALIERSGLPAGDWLRRYFEAYLVPLVHCLFRYEMAFMPHGENVILVFENGVPVRAVMKDIAEEIVVMGDRLDLPEDVSRIRAEIPDGQKVLAVFTDIFDCIFRFLAALLDGDGRLGQDDFWRIAAAAVKDYQGQHPELAGQFARHDLFAADFELSCLNRLQLRNNQQMLDLADPSGGLQMAGRLANPLARFA, encoded by the coding sequence ATGACTATCGATCTCGATCCCGCCGCCACAACCACCCCCGGGCAGCCCTCCGCCGGCCCTGCACCGCATCCCGGCCGTGTACCGCATCTCACCGGCGAAAGGTGGGACAACGCCAACCGGCACCTGCTCCGCAAGGCACTCGCCGAGTTCTCCCACGAACGGATCCTCACCCCGGAACCGGTGGGAGGTAAGCCTGGCGGGGCCGGGGCGGACGGGCGCGGCCGCTACCGGGTCCGCAGCGATGACGGCACCTCCGAGTACCAGTTCAGCGCCCGGATCCTAAGCATGGACCACTGGGCCATCGATCCCGGCTCCATCCGGCACTTCCGGGGCGGCACCGAGGCGCCGCTGGACGTGCTGGAGTTCATCACCGGGTTCCACGGAATGCTGGGCATCAACCTCCATATGCTCCCCGTCTACCTCGAGGAGGTCGGCAGCACCCTGGCGAGCCACGCCTACAAGCAGTGGGCCGGCCAGCCGACGGCGGCTGAACTCGCGGCAGGGATCACCGGCGGCGAGGACCCGGCGGCCGACTTCCAGGCCATTGAGCGCAGCATGACCGAGGGCCACCCCTGCTTTGTTGCCAATAACGGCCGCCTGGGCTTCGGCATCAGCGACTACCACGCCTTCGCACCGGAAACGGGCGCCCCGGTGCAGCTGGAGTGGATCGCCGTGCACCGCACCCGCGCCGTCTTCACTGCATCGGAAGGGCTGGAGTACCGGGCGCACCTGCAGGCCGAGCTCGGATCCCTGCTGGGCACCTTCACCGCTGAACTGCAGCTGCAGGATCTCGATCCGGACCAGTACTTCCTCATGCCGGTACATCCCTGGCAGTGGGAGAACAAGCTCACGGTCACGTTCGCGGCGGAGATCGCCCGGCAGCGCATCGTCCACCTGGGCGCCGGGACGGACAGCTACCAGGCGCAGCAGTCGATCCGGACCTTCTTCAACACCAGCGACCCCGTCCGCCACTACGTCAAGACGGCCATGTCCGTGCTGAACATGGGCTTCATGCGCGGGCTGTCGCCGGAGTACATGAAGGCCACCCCGGCCATCAACGACTGGCTGCGGAACCTGATCGAGGCGGACGATGCACTTCAGCGCCGCGGGTTCACCATGATCGGCGAGGTCGCCGCCATCGGCTACCACAACGGCTACTACGAGGCAGGCGCTGCGGGCGGTTCGCCGTACCGGAAGATGCTCTCCGCCCTATGGCGCGAAAGCCCCCTGCCGCTGCTGCAGGACGGGCAGCAGCTGGCCACCATGGCCTCGCTCCTGCACGTTGACGCGAGCGGCAGGCCCATGGTTTCGGCGCTCATCGAGCGCTCCGGCCTGCCGGCAGGGGACTGGCTGCGGCGGTATTTCGAGGCCTACCTGGTTCCACTGGTTCATTGCCTCTTCCGGTATGAGATGGCGTTCATGCCGCACGGCGAGAACGTGATCCTGGTGTTCGAAAACGGCGTACCCGTCAGGGCCGTCATGAAGGACATCGCCGAGGAAATCGTGGTGATGGGGGACCGGCTGGACCTGCCGGAGGATGTATCCCGGATCCGGGCGGAGATCCCGGACGGCCAGAAGGTGCTGGCCGTCTTCACGGACATCTTTGACTGCATTTTCCGTTTCCTGGCCGCGCTCCTGGACGGGGACGGAAGACTGGGCCAGGACGACTTCTGGCGGATTGCCGCCGCTGCGGTCAAGGACTACCAGGGGCAGCATCCGGAACTTGCCGGCCAGTTCGCCCGGCATGACCTCTTTGCCGCCGACTTCGAGCTGTCCTGCCTGAACCGGCTGCAGCTGCGCAACAACCAGCAGATGCTGGACCTGGCAGACCCGTCCGGCGGGCTGCAGATGGCAGGACGCCTGGCCAATCCGCTGGCGAGGTTCGCCTGA
- a CDS encoding lysine N(6)-hydroxylase/L-ornithine N(5)-oxygenase family protein yields MSTTATQKAGRRRIYDFAAVGVGPFNLGLAALAEPVEGLDGIFLERRESFDWHPGMMLAPAHLQVPFMADLVTLADPTSPYSFLNFLKQAGRLYRFYIRENFYPLRAEYNQYCQWVAGQLPGVRFGTAVLDVTYDDGVYRLSVSGPGGPEVLLARRLVLGTGTSPDVPGAAAGIVADSRAGAGGVVLHTADYLARKAELQQQRSITILGSGQSAAEIYYELLQESDAHGYQLNWVTRSGRFFPLEYTKLTLEMTSPEYVDYFHALPQHQRDYLNKAQKNLYKGINSDLIDAIYDLLYTKSISGMVDTRLLTHSSLTAAYWNPGAGTHTLHLEHAEQGTSYTLDSEAVVLATGYGYQEPGFLAGIRDRIDRDSAGRFAVDRNYSTGVQPGEIFVQNAELHTHGFATPDLGMGAYRNSCILREMTGREVYPVERSIAFQQFGPPAAVGSPLDCGPVPA; encoded by the coding sequence ATGAGCACCACCGCCACCCAAAAGGCAGGCAGGCGCAGGATCTACGACTTCGCCGCGGTCGGCGTCGGGCCCTTCAACCTGGGCCTCGCGGCGCTGGCTGAACCGGTGGAAGGGCTGGACGGCATCTTCCTGGAACGCAGGGAATCCTTTGACTGGCACCCCGGGATGATGCTGGCGCCCGCCCACCTGCAAGTGCCCTTCATGGCCGACCTCGTCACCCTGGCCGATCCCACCTCGCCATACTCGTTCCTGAACTTCCTCAAGCAGGCCGGCAGGCTCTACCGGTTCTACATCCGGGAGAATTTCTACCCGCTGCGGGCGGAGTACAACCAGTACTGCCAGTGGGTGGCCGGGCAGTTGCCCGGCGTCCGATTTGGCACAGCTGTGCTGGATGTAACGTACGACGACGGCGTGTACCGGCTTTCCGTCTCCGGTCCGGGAGGGCCTGAGGTGCTGCTGGCGCGGCGGCTGGTGCTGGGCACGGGCACCTCCCCGGACGTGCCCGGGGCTGCGGCAGGGATCGTGGCCGATTCACGTGCGGGAGCCGGGGGAGTGGTCCTCCACACCGCCGACTACCTGGCGCGGAAGGCAGAACTGCAGCAGCAGCGCAGCATCACCATCCTGGGCAGCGGCCAGAGCGCCGCCGAGATCTACTACGAACTGCTCCAGGAATCGGACGCCCACGGGTACCAGCTGAACTGGGTGACCCGCTCCGGCAGGTTCTTCCCGCTTGAATACACCAAGCTGACGCTTGAGATGACTTCGCCCGAGTACGTGGACTACTTCCACGCCCTCCCGCAGCACCAGCGCGATTACCTGAATAAGGCCCAGAAAAACCTCTACAAAGGCATCAATTCGGACCTGATCGACGCCATCTACGACCTGCTCTACACCAAGAGCATCTCCGGAATGGTGGACACCCGGCTGCTGACCCACTCGAGCCTGACCGCTGCCTACTGGAACCCCGGGGCCGGGACCCACACCCTGCACCTGGAACATGCGGAGCAGGGCACGTCCTACACGCTGGACAGCGAAGCGGTGGTGCTGGCCACCGGCTACGGCTACCAGGAACCAGGTTTCCTCGCCGGCATCCGGGACCGCATCGACCGGGACAGCGCGGGCAGGTTCGCCGTGGACCGGAACTACAGTACCGGGGTCCAACCCGGCGAGATCTTCGTCCAGAATGCCGAGCTGCACACCCACGGGTTCGCCACCCCGGACCTGGGCATGGGCGCCTACCGCAACTCCTGCATCCTGCGCGAAATGACCGGCCGCGAGGTGTACCCCGTGGAGCGCAGCATTGCGTTCCAGCAGTTCGGGCCGCCGGCTGCGGTTGGCTCTCCGCTGGATTGCGGACCGGTGCCGGCATGA
- a CDS encoding GNAT family N-acetyltransferase — protein MTENTMSSEDKFAPDVSVRRNDAQHRYELHVGDVLAVQSFYRDLPGHIDFSHTETGEEFEGQGLGRVLAHFALDDVVASGKRIIPHCPFIAGYLRKHEGYEQYVDWPDS, from the coding sequence ATGACCGAGAACACGATGTCCAGCGAGGATAAGTTCGCCCCCGACGTCTCTGTGCGGCGCAACGATGCGCAGCACCGTTATGAGCTTCACGTGGGTGATGTCCTCGCCGTCCAGTCCTTCTACCGGGACCTGCCGGGCCACATAGACTTCTCCCACACGGAGACCGGCGAGGAATTCGAAGGGCAGGGACTGGGACGTGTCCTGGCCCACTTTGCGCTCGACGACGTGGTGGCGTCAGGAAAGCGGATCATTCCGCATTGCCCGTTCATCGCCGGCTACCTTCGTAAGCACGAGGGGTACGAGCAATACGTGGATTGGCCGGACAGCTGA
- a CDS encoding FUSC family protein — translation MERVLVQVRALHRLEPANNDHLAALRVALSVAVPSLLLLATGRSDLMIYAVFGALIGMYGRSEPHQLRLRHQSQAAVVLLGGVAVGVFLSVNHLHSWWLVGVEAVLAGVGSLFADRVRLKPNGPFFGILALGACASVPTVVPWQVAMLIAAGSAAFSMLVGFGGWIRRRSWQRGAVRAAPAMSPAGHREMLVHASRYVLAVGAAGTVGVLTGSGHPHWAMAAAAVPLAGADLPSSVRRGIHRIVGTFVGLGVTAAAILPVPWSLAGLFPGRQAVVLALLVILFQFTTELFMTRHYGLAMVSFTPVILLMTQLAAPADPAVLILERAVETMVGALVGIGVVVAVRRAGSRSPSALLGFPSLFRLPRRPRH, via the coding sequence ATGGAACGCGTCCTCGTGCAGGTGCGCGCGCTCCATCGGCTGGAACCGGCCAACAATGACCATTTGGCGGCGTTGCGCGTTGCCCTCAGCGTTGCGGTTCCGTCACTCCTGCTCCTGGCCACAGGTCGTTCAGACCTCATGATTTATGCCGTCTTTGGTGCCCTGATCGGCATGTACGGGCGCTCAGAGCCGCACCAGCTCCGGCTCCGACACCAGTCCCAGGCCGCCGTCGTCCTGCTGGGCGGTGTGGCGGTGGGCGTGTTCCTGTCCGTCAACCATCTCCACTCATGGTGGCTCGTGGGAGTGGAGGCTGTCCTCGCCGGCGTCGGATCCCTCTTCGCGGACCGCGTGCGGCTCAAGCCCAACGGACCGTTCTTTGGGATCCTCGCGCTGGGAGCCTGCGCCTCAGTGCCCACTGTGGTTCCGTGGCAGGTGGCCATGCTGATCGCCGCAGGGTCTGCCGCGTTCTCCATGCTGGTGGGCTTCGGCGGCTGGATCCGCCGCAGGTCCTGGCAGCGCGGCGCCGTCCGGGCTGCTCCGGCCATGAGCCCCGCCGGGCACCGGGAGATGCTCGTGCATGCCTCCCGGTACGTCCTGGCAGTGGGTGCAGCCGGCACTGTGGGCGTCCTGACGGGCAGCGGGCATCCGCACTGGGCCATGGCCGCGGCTGCGGTGCCGCTGGCCGGGGCCGACCTTCCGAGCAGCGTCCGGCGGGGCATCCACCGGATCGTGGGGACGTTCGTGGGACTGGGGGTCACCGCCGCCGCCATTCTTCCGGTGCCATGGTCCTTGGCGGGCCTGTTCCCGGGCCGGCAGGCCGTGGTGCTGGCGCTCCTGGTGATCCTCTTCCAGTTCACCACCGAGCTGTTCATGACCCGCCACTACGGCCTGGCCATGGTTTCCTTCACGCCGGTCATTTTGCTGATGACCCAGCTCGCAGCCCCCGCCGACCCGGCGGTCCTGATCCTGGAGCGCGCTGTGGAGACCATGGTGGGGGCGCTGGTGGGAATCGGCGTGGTGGTGGCTGTCCGGCGGGCGGGGTCGCGCTCGCCGTCAGCATTACTCGGGTTTCCGTCCCTGTTTCGGCTTCCGCGGCGGCCCCGCCATTAG